A single region of the Aptenodytes patagonicus chromosome 7, bAptPat1.pri.cur, whole genome shotgun sequence genome encodes:
- the LOC143162884 gene encoding inositol 1,4,5-trisphosphate receptor-interacting protein-like 1, which yields MAATKFLTLLVQSMIQHPQMVGDELDEATRERMQQRAVQLSQEMSQLLQELEPRPQEQRPQEQSGVAWGALLFAALQQWQFWAVAGVLVLLFGLCWRLRKRSQEVDSSGEEESSSSNTEQEEEDEQEEEESEGEDPDDERDLGRIFAKRIQWLVQNLASRSQVVEELVDDLLRVFKMLLSDSFFPVLKPAIGVGSAFEGWSPREDDVVYRLLVPLKSPRGHAFHLELGSAGRIPVKDSCVRVVLECTCRREQLVGDMLCFVHNPEEELRRNQDPSLLSTLCTGSYLDVEKTALWFQNFVKSAWVLVPQSRHYNMEALPSSRSCKLQLMNASRRTLFVEMMFGVQQGDSDIFLSSQNTEAIFTPSTTWPESYAVAEVKFFRHMARQVPANSFHLKCLQLCARILVGTGFSTYALKTAVMHLLTTTPLSGWRRRDFLLRLEDIMRYLRCCLEEKRLNHFFFGNENVPEEIILPPALQTSEPFNLFQRLAQDPDAHAEALRDFDELHDRLTRLLFYSR from the coding sequence atggctgccacaaaattcctcaccctgcttgtgcaaagcatgatccagcacccacagatggtcggtgatgagctggatgaggccacgcgcgagcgcatgcagcagcgtgcggtgcagctgagccaggagatgagtcagctgctgcaggagctggagccgaggccccaggagcagaggccccaggagcagagtggcgtggcctggggagccctgctctttgctgccttgcagcagtggcaattctgggccgttgctggagtcctggtcctgctctttgggctctgctgGCGGCTTAGGAAAAGAAGCCAGGAGGTGGACAGCAGTGGCGAAGAGGAGAGCTCCAGCAGCAAcacagagcaggaagaggaagacgagcaggaggaggaagaaagtgaaggaGAAGATCCTGATGATGAGAGGGATCTGGGCAGGATTTTTGCAAAGCGCATCCAGTGGTTAGTGCAGAACCTGGCCTCCAGGAGCCAGGTGGTAGAGGAGCTGGTGGACGACCTCCTCCGTGtcttcaaaatgcttttgtcAGATAGTTTCTTCCCAGTGCTCAAACCAGCCATTGGGGTGGGCAGTGCCTTCGAAGGCTGGAGTCCCCGTGAGGACGATGTGGTCTACCGCCTGCTCGTTCCCCTGAAGTCCCCCCGTGGGCACGCCTTCCACTTGGAGCTGGGCTCCGCAGGGAGGATACCGGTGAAGGACTCCTGCGTCCGCGTGGTGCTGGAGTGCAcctgcaggagggagcagctggtgggggacatgctgtgcttcgtccacAACCCCGAGGAGGAGCTGAGGAGAAATCAGGACCCCAGCCTCCTATCTACCCTCTGCACTGGCTCCTACCTAGATGTGGAGAAAACTGCCCTCTGGTTCCAGAACTTCGTGAAGTCAGCCTGGGTGCTGGTGCCTCAGTCGCGTCACTACAATATGGAGGCGCTGCCCTCCAGCCGCTCCTGCAAGCTGCAGCTGATGAATGCCTCCAGGAGAACCCTCTTCGTTGAGATGATGTTTGGGGTGCAGCAAGGCGACTCAGACATCTTCCTGAGCAGCCAGAATACAGAGGCCATCTTCACCCCAAGCACGACGTGGCCAGAGAGCTACGCTGTGGCAGAGGTGAAGTTCTTCAGGCATATGGCCAGGCAGGTCCCGGCCAACAGCTTCCACCTCAAATGCCTGCAGCTCTGCGCCCGCATCCTGGTGGGCACAGGCTTTTCCACCTATGCCTTGAAGACAGCTGTGATGCACCTCCTGACCACCACACCCCTGTCAGGCTGGCGCAGGAGGGATTTCCTGCTGCGGCTGGAGGATATCATGCGGTACTTGCGCTGCTGCCTGGAGGAGAAACGCCTCAACCATTTCTTCTTTGGCAATGAGAACGTGCCCGAGGAGATAATCTTGCCTCCAGCCTTGCAGACGTCCGAGCCATTCAACCTCTTCCAGCGCCTGGCACAGGATCCGGACGCCCACGCTGAGGCACTGCGTGACTTTGATGAGCTGCACGATCGGCTCACAAGACTGCTGTTCTACAGCCGCTGA